One region of Vibrio pelagius genomic DNA includes:
- the msrB gene encoding peptide-methionine (R)-S-oxide reductase MsrB → MTKPDEYWREHLTDEEYQVCRLRGTEPPFTGKLLHNHDTGVYSCTCCEAPLFVSENKYDSGCGWPSFDAPINDKVIRYLEDLSHGMKRIEIRCAACDSHLGHVFPDGPKTTGERFCVNSVSLIFNKNDKTTE, encoded by the coding sequence ATGACGAAGCCCGATGAATACTGGCGTGAACACCTAACTGATGAAGAGTACCAGGTGTGTCGTCTACGTGGAACAGAGCCTCCTTTTACCGGTAAGCTGTTACACAATCATGATACTGGGGTTTACAGTTGTACTTGTTGTGAAGCCCCACTGTTTGTGTCTGAGAACAAATATGATTCTGGCTGTGGTTGGCCAAGTTTCGATGCCCCTATTAATGATAAGGTAATCCGTTATTTAGAAGATCTAAGTCACGGAATGAAACGTATTGAGATTCGTTGTGCGGCTTGTGATAGCCACCTAGGTCACGTTTTTCCGGATGGTCCTAAAACCACTGGAGAACGTTTTTGTGTAAATTCTGTGTCGTTAATTTTCAACAAAAATGACAAAACTACAGAATAA
- a CDS encoding DUF2989 domain-containing protein yields MRIFKWLLATAPLALTGCFEGNKNTEQLCEAHSELRCADLNMNDGQCRVARTDLIWHRFEILKQPTEHNKITEYGLVAEYKKCLELASQIETIDQTLLKQRRFSALMHSIEEEERILGELLGSNEPETLYFLWSQTGNINARRSFLQLEGSDALNTAEMQYALATFYTTRDHKKTIKLLNNALTLSNGATVNTEIFKSLASINHSLGNMEKAYLWAMVAKQFDVPIASEPELRVLYPFSNDVYNKLQDDADYIVEAIEDGRYQASLVSHR; encoded by the coding sequence ATGAGAATTTTTAAATGGCTACTCGCCACTGCCCCTCTGGCCCTAACGGGGTGCTTCGAGGGAAACAAAAATACAGAGCAGCTATGTGAAGCTCACTCAGAACTGCGTTGCGCTGACCTGAATATGAACGACGGCCAGTGCAGAGTGGCACGTACCGACCTCATCTGGCACCGCTTCGAAATATTGAAACAACCTACCGAGCACAATAAGATCACAGAGTATGGTCTGGTTGCCGAGTACAAGAAGTGTCTTGAACTGGCTTCTCAAATTGAAACCATAGATCAAACCTTACTCAAGCAGCGACGCTTCTCAGCACTGATGCACAGCATCGAAGAAGAAGAGCGAATCCTTGGGGAGCTTTTGGGCTCCAATGAACCTGAAACTCTCTACTTCCTATGGTCACAAACTGGCAATATCAACGCACGTCGTAGCTTCCTGCAGTTAGAAGGCAGTGACGCACTCAACACAGCGGAAATGCAATACGCATTAGCAACCTTCTACACTACACGTGATCACAAGAAAACCATCAAACTACTCAATAACGCACTCACACTCTCAAACGGTGCAACCGTCAATACCGAAATATTTAAATCCCTAGCGAGTATCAATCACAGCTTAGGTAATATGGAAAAAGCGTATCTATGGGCGATGGTTGCCAAACAATTCGATGTTCCAATTGCCTCGGAGCCAGAGTTGAGAGTCCTGTATCCCTTCTCAAATGATGTTTACAACAAGCTACAAGATGATGCTGACTATATCGTAGAGGCCATTGAAGATGGACGATACCAAGCGTCACTCGTCTCTCACCGATAG
- a CDS encoding IS3 family transposase (programmed frameshift), protein MKSITRRTQCDYSLAFKLDVVDQVERGELTYKQAQDKYGIQGCSTVLVWLRKHGRLDWSGGTPRFMKKGLPMSEFNSPPTPEQRIKELEKKLEDTKLRADFFEEVVKVMERDHGVRVVKKHKGGVVQEQNIAQLTVTRFCQIINISRQAYYKQCLIDDRNRQRDKALLSFVRETRIKQARIGTRKLKYMMEKAGMKVGRDYLFSLLKHHRLLVKVKRAYHRTTDSHHRFYCHPNKIKDGFKPERPEQLWVADITYLPTYEGNSYVSLITDAYSRKIVGYSVDDNMQTKAVKQAFIRALRERRNQESLIHHSDRGSQYCSKEYQDLHSRHKIVCSMTDGYDCYQNALAERVNGILKMEYLLKKPKDVAQARKMVAESVEIYNQMRPHTALKYKTPDEVHRAF, encoded by the exons ATGAAATCAATAACTAGACGAACTCAATGTGATTACTCCCTCGCTTTTAAATTGGATGTTGTTGATCAAGTCGAGCGAGGTGAACTGACTTACAAACAAGCACAAGACAAGTACGGCATACAAGGTTGTTCTACAGTATTAGTGTGGCTCCGAAAGCACGGTCGACTTGATTGGTCTGGGGGCACACCTCGATTCATGAAGAAAGGTTTACCTATGTCTGAATTCAATTCACCACCTACACCAGAGCAACGTATCAAAGAGTTAGAAAAGAAACTCGAGGATACCAAACTGAGGGCCGACTTCTTTGAAGAAGTAGTAAAAGTTATGGAACGAGACCATGGTGTCCGCGTCGTAAAAAAGCACAAAGGTG GCGTCGTCCAAGAGCAAAACATAGCTCAGCTCACGGTGACTAGATTTTGCCAAATCATCAATATATCTAGGCAAGCATATTATAAACAGTGTCTTATTGACGATCGTAACAGGCAGCGTGACAAAGCTCTTCTGAGCTTTGTTCGTGAAACTCGCATCAAACAGGCTCGAATAGGAACGAGAAAGCTTAAGTACATGATGGAAAAAGCTGGAATGAAAGTAGGTCGGGATTATCTATTTTCTCTGCTTAAACATCATCGGCTGCTTGTGAAGGTTAAACGTGCTTACCATCGAACAACGGATAGCCATCATAGGTTTTACTGCCACCCAAATAAAATAAAGGATGGCTTTAAGCCCGAAAGACCGGAACAGTTGTGGGTTGCTGATATTACTTACCTTCCAACCTATGAGGGAAACAGTTACGTCAGTCTTATCACTGATGCCTATTCCAGAAAGATCGTCGGATACAGCGTGGATGACAACATGCAGACGAAGGCCGTAAAACAAGCTTTTATAAGAGCTTTGAGAGAACGTCGAAATCAGGAAAGCTTAATCCATCACTCAGATAGAGGCTCACAGTACTGTTCAAAGGAGTACCAAGACTTACACTCTAGGCACAAGATCGTGTGTTCCATGACTGATGGATATGACTGCTATCAAAATGCCTTGGCAGAGAGAGTAAATGGTATTTTGAAAATGGAATACTTGTTGAAGAAACCTAAAGATGTTGCTCAGGCGAGAAAAATGGTCGCCGAGTCAGTAGAAATCTATAATCAGATGAGGCCACATACGGCCTTAAAATACAAAACGCCCGATGAAGTACATCGAGCGTTTTGA
- the ansA gene encoding asparaginase, with product MERKHIYIAYTGGTIGMQKSHDHGYVPVAGFMDKQLASMPEFHRPEMPEYTIHEYSPLMDSSDMTPLDWQTIADDIRANYDKYDGFVILHGTDTMAYTASALSFMLENLGKPVIVTGSQIPLAELRSDGQANLLNALHIAANYPINEVTLFFNNKLMRGNRSTKSHADGFNAFTSPNLNPLLEAGINIQLSNNVVVDQKPKGEFKVHNITPQPIGVITMYPGISHEVIRNTLLQPVNAMILLTFGVGNAPQNPELLQHLKDASERGVIVVNLTQCLAGKVNMGGYATGCALADAGVVSGYDMTPEAALAKLHFLLSQDLSYEQVKEKMQQILRGEMSL from the coding sequence ATGGAAAGAAAACATATCTATATTGCGTACACTGGTGGCACCATCGGTATGCAGAAATCGCATGACCACGGCTATGTTCCAGTGGCGGGTTTTATGGACAAGCAGCTAGCAAGCATGCCTGAGTTCCACCGCCCAGAGATGCCTGAGTATACGATTCATGAATACTCTCCGCTGATGGACTCTTCAGACATGACGCCACTAGATTGGCAGACCATTGCTGATGACATCCGCGCTAACTACGATAAGTACGACGGCTTTGTTATTTTGCACGGCACAGACACCATGGCTTACACGGCCTCGGCACTCTCTTTCATGCTAGAGAACCTTGGCAAGCCCGTGATTGTCACAGGCTCGCAGATTCCTCTTGCCGAGCTACGTTCAGATGGTCAAGCAAACCTACTGAACGCACTGCACATTGCGGCTAACTATCCGATCAATGAAGTGACACTGTTCTTCAATAACAAATTGATGCGTGGTAACCGTAGTACCAAATCACACGCTGATGGTTTCAATGCATTTACCTCACCAAACCTAAATCCACTGCTTGAAGCGGGTATCAATATCCAACTAAGCAACAATGTAGTGGTTGATCAGAAGCCAAAGGGCGAATTCAAGGTACACAACATTACACCTCAACCAATTGGTGTGATTACTATGTACCCAGGAATTTCTCACGAAGTGATTCGAAACACCCTGCTTCAACCTGTAAATGCGATGATCTTGCTGACATTTGGTGTCGGTAATGCGCCACAAAACCCAGAACTGCTGCAACATCTCAAAGATGCCTCTGAACGTGGTGTCATTGTCGTTAACCTGACTCAATGTCTTGCAGGTAAAGTGAACATGGGTGGTTACGCAACTGGCTGCGCCCTTGCAGATGCCGGTGTAGTGAGTGGTTACGACATGACCCCTGAAGCAGCGTTAGCGAAACTGCACTTTTTACTCAGCCAAGACCTAAGCTACGAGCAAGTAAAAGAAAAAATGCAGCAAATTCTGCGTGGTGAAATGAGTCTGTAA
- a CDS encoding ChaN family lipoprotein, translating into MQRIFLIGLTALLTACANPPSEQAQGDNKAVLSPVTTYYDYQFASAEGEPIALNQLPSALIDADVVLIGEWHTHSAVHRFQTDFLKARLADSKDVALSMEQFTRQHQNVIDDYLAGEIGEQVLMSDAAAWPNYQSDYRPLVELAKSQGIDIIAANAPKPVVQCIGRNGIDYLEKLTPEERQWIADDVNTSDSPYKEKFMASMHHGTPEQTEKQFAAQVTWDETMADSIVKYLNENPDKQVIHVAGKFHIEQGLGTAASILRRNADLNVVVITPVESLSDASEDYQLQVLSPPTRYVKQENRMKAYKKLSHRGKGLECK; encoded by the coding sequence ATGCAACGTATTTTTCTTATTGGCCTAACCGCCCTTCTCACCGCTTGTGCAAATCCGCCTTCCGAGCAGGCTCAAGGCGACAACAAAGCCGTTTTATCCCCAGTGACTACCTATTACGACTACCAATTCGCTTCTGCAGAAGGGGAGCCGATTGCACTTAACCAACTCCCGAGTGCATTGATTGATGCCGATGTGGTTCTAATTGGTGAATGGCATACACACTCTGCTGTACACAGATTCCAGACCGACTTTCTTAAGGCACGTTTAGCTGACAGCAAAGACGTTGCACTATCCATGGAACAGTTCACACGACAGCACCAAAATGTTATCGACGACTATCTTGCGGGAGAGATCGGTGAACAAGTTCTCATGTCAGACGCCGCGGCATGGCCAAATTATCAAAGTGACTACCGCCCATTGGTGGAACTTGCGAAGTCGCAAGGTATCGATATCATCGCCGCCAATGCTCCAAAGCCAGTTGTTCAGTGTATCGGACGTAACGGAATTGATTACCTAGAAAAATTGACTCCTGAAGAACGCCAATGGATAGCTGACGACGTCAATACTAGTGACAGCCCTTATAAAGAAAAATTCATGGCTTCTATGCACCACGGCACACCTGAACAAACCGAAAAACAATTTGCCGCTCAAGTGACCTGGGATGAAACCATGGCAGATTCGATTGTAAAATACCTAAATGAAAATCCAGATAAACAAGTCATTCACGTCGCGGGCAAATTTCATATAGAACAAGGCTTAGGTACTGCCGCCTCTATTTTACGTCGCAATGCCGATCTGAATGTGGTGGTCATAACTCCGGTCGAATCATTGAGTGATGCTAGCGAAGACTACCAACTGCAAGTTTTGTCTCCACCAACGCGCTACGTTAAACAAGAAAATCGTATGAAAGCGTACAAGAAACTTTCTCATCGAGGCAAAGGCTTAGAGTGCAAATAG
- a CDS encoding D-hexose-6-phosphate mutarotase translates to MDLSTLPALAVLSDNVTIVEYQDVKLVRVIHEKANAAISLFGGHVVSYQPQGQQDLIWMSQQAKFDGKTALRGGIPVCWPWFGRIAAPAHGFARNSEWQLIEHRESEVGVIVSLGLSANDDTLAVWPHRFDARLNVEIGDELKVTLEVTNTDSQPWKCSGALHTYLNIGDIHQAKTTGMGSEYIDSLQDGKVCQGGDELVLTDTIDRVYTQPETVISVADAKLARTLTVENQGHNSAVLWNPWAEGAAAMGDMQDDGYLTMLCVESTLHAPSIEQGKELQPGESHQLMTIIAAK, encoded by the coding sequence ATGGATTTATCAACTCTCCCTGCTTTAGCCGTGCTTTCAGACAACGTAACAATTGTTGAATATCAAGACGTAAAACTGGTGCGCGTTATTCACGAGAAAGCGAACGCTGCGATCTCTCTGTTTGGTGGGCATGTTGTTTCTTATCAACCACAAGGGCAACAAGATCTCATTTGGATGAGTCAACAGGCGAAATTTGATGGTAAAACGGCTCTGCGTGGCGGCATTCCAGTATGTTGGCCTTGGTTTGGTCGTATTGCCGCACCTGCACATGGTTTCGCTCGCAACAGTGAATGGCAACTCATTGAGCACCGTGAAAGCGAAGTAGGTGTTATCGTAAGCCTAGGCTTGAGCGCTAATGACGACACGCTTGCCGTATGGCCACACCGCTTTGATGCACGCCTTAATGTCGAGATCGGTGATGAGTTGAAAGTAACACTAGAGGTGACAAACACTGATTCTCAGCCTTGGAAGTGCTCTGGTGCGCTACATACATACCTTAACATTGGCGATATTCACCAAGCTAAAACAACCGGGATGGGCTCTGAGTACATTGATAGCCTACAAGATGGCAAAGTATGCCAAGGTGGTGATGAGCTTGTACTCACTGATACTATTGACCGTGTTTACACGCAGCCAGAAACCGTTATTTCTGTCGCTGATGCGAAACTTGCGCGCACACTGACTGTTGAAAACCAAGGCCATAACTCTGCGGTATTATGGAACCCGTGGGCAGAAGGCGCTGCAGCTATGGGCGACATGCAAGACGACGGCTATCTAACCATGCTATGTGTTGAGTCGACCCTACATGCTCCGAGCATCGAACAAGGCAAAGAGCTTCAGCCCGGTGAGAGCCACCAATTGATGACAATTATCGCAGCAAAATAA
- the gap gene encoding type I glyceraldehyde-3-phosphate dehydrogenase, with protein MTIKVGINGFGRIGRFVFRASVERADIEVVGINDLIDVEYMAYMLKYDSTHGRFNGTVEVKDGNLIVNGKTVRVTAERNPADLKWDEIGVDVVAEATGIFLTDETARQHITAGAKKVVLTGPSKDATPMFVMGVNQDTYAGQDIVSNASCTTNCLAPIAKVLNDKWGIESGLMTTVHATTATQKTVDGPSAKDWRGGRGASQNIIPSSTGAAKAVGVVLPELNGLLTGMAFRVPTANVSVVDLTVNLKEAASYEAICAAMKEASEGEMAGVLGYTEDQVVSQDFIGEVNTSVFDAKAGVALTDKFVKVVSWYDNEIGYSNKVLDLIAHISK; from the coding sequence ATGACTATCAAAGTAGGTATTAACGGTTTTGGCCGTATCGGTCGTTTCGTATTTCGTGCATCTGTTGAGCGCGCTGACATCGAAGTAGTAGGTATTAACGACCTTATCGACGTAGAGTACATGGCATACATGCTTAAGTACGACTCAACTCACGGTCGTTTCAACGGTACTGTTGAAGTTAAAGACGGTAACCTAATCGTTAACGGTAAAACAGTTCGCGTAACTGCTGAGCGTAACCCAGCTGACCTTAAGTGGGACGAAATCGGTGTTGACGTTGTAGCTGAAGCAACTGGTATCTTCCTAACTGACGAAACTGCTCGTCAGCACATCACTGCTGGTGCGAAGAAAGTTGTTCTAACTGGTCCTTCTAAAGACGCAACTCCAATGTTCGTTATGGGCGTTAACCAAGACACTTACGCTGGTCAAGACATCGTTTCTAACGCTTCTTGTACTACTAACTGTCTTGCTCCAATCGCTAAAGTTCTTAACGACAAGTGGGGCATCGAGTCTGGTCTAATGACTACAGTTCACGCTACTACAGCAACTCAAAAAACTGTAGATGGTCCTTCTGCTAAAGACTGGCGCGGTGGCCGTGGTGCTTCTCAAAACATCATCCCATCTTCAACTGGTGCTGCTAAAGCTGTAGGCGTTGTTCTTCCAGAACTAAACGGCCTTCTAACTGGTATGGCTTTCCGTGTACCAACTGCTAACGTTTCTGTAGTTGACCTAACTGTTAACCTAAAAGAAGCTGCATCTTACGAAGCAATCTGTGCTGCGATGAAAGAAGCTTCTGAAGGCGAAATGGCTGGCGTTCTAGGTTACACTGAAGACCAAGTTGTTTCTCAAGACTTCATCGGTGAAGTTAACACTTCAGTATTCGACGCTAAAGCTGGTGTTGCTCTAACTGACAAATTCGTTAAAGTTGTATCTTGGTACGACAACGAAATCGGTTACTCAAACAAAGTTCTAGACCTAATCGCTCACATCTCTAAGTAA
- a CDS encoding YeaC family protein: MDAEQLLNAMTPEVYERLTYAVETGKWPEGTALTQEQRDSCMQAVMLYQSKHNVDAQHMTVAAGGDISFKSKAELKKQFTSDQEDIVRVNPNH, from the coding sequence ATGGATGCAGAACAACTTCTTAACGCAATGACCCCAGAGGTCTATGAGCGCCTAACGTATGCAGTAGAGACGGGAAAGTGGCCCGAGGGTACGGCATTAACGCAAGAGCAGCGTGATTCTTGTATGCAAGCTGTTATGCTTTACCAGTCAAAGCATAATGTTGACGCCCAGCATATGACAGTTGCTGCTGGTGGTGACATTAGCTTTAAGTCGAAAGCGGAACTTAAGAAACAATTTACTTCAGATCAAGAAGATATTGTTAGGGTAAATCCTAATCACTAA
- the rlmA gene encoding 23S rRNA (guanine(745)-N(1))-methyltransferase, with product MNYQCPLCHQSLTQVDRTFKCENNHQFDLAKEGYVNLMPAHHKRSKDPGDNKEMMQARRRFLEGDHYNPMRQAVVALCENVLPVENPNLLDIGCGEGYYTNEIALKLAQRDPSIYGLDISKIAIRYAAKRYPAVNFSVASSHRLPFANNCLDAVLRIYAPCKAEELQRTLKEQGVVITVTPAGRHLYQLRDAIYDGVRLHDETPEIIEGFTLESQQHLNYMMELSGSDAFDLLQMTPFAWKATESFKQELMQSDSYLCEADFMLRVYRKQS from the coding sequence ATGAACTACCAGTGCCCTTTATGTCACCAATCTCTCACTCAAGTTGATCGAACTTTCAAGTGTGAGAACAACCACCAATTTGATCTTGCCAAAGAGGGTTACGTCAACTTGATGCCAGCCCACCACAAGCGCTCAAAAGATCCAGGTGACAATAAAGAGATGATGCAAGCTCGTCGCCGATTCTTAGAAGGTGACCACTACAACCCAATGCGCCAAGCTGTGGTTGCTCTGTGTGAAAATGTATTACCAGTGGAAAACCCAAATCTATTGGATATTGGCTGTGGTGAAGGCTACTACACCAATGAAATCGCTCTTAAACTCGCGCAGCGTGATCCAAGCATTTACGGCTTAGACATCTCTAAGATTGCTATCCGTTATGCCGCTAAGCGCTACCCAGCGGTTAACTTTTCAGTAGCATCGAGCCATAGACTACCTTTCGCTAACAACTGCTTAGACGCCGTTCTACGCATCTATGCGCCTTGCAAGGCAGAAGAGTTACAACGAACATTGAAAGAGCAAGGTGTGGTAATTACAGTGACGCCTGCTGGCCGCCACCTGTATCAACTGCGTGATGCGATCTATGATGGCGTACGACTGCATGACGAAACACCAGAAATCATCGAAGGATTTACCCTAGAGAGCCAACAGCACCTAAACTACATGATGGAGCTTTCAGGTTCGGATGCCTTTGACCTGCTTCAAATGACCCCGTTCGCTTGGAAGGCAACAGAATCATTTAAGCAAGAGTTGATGCAAAGTGATAGCTACCTGTGCGAGGCCGATTTCATGCTAAGAGTTTATCGTAAACAGAGCTAG
- the sppA gene encoding signal peptide peptidase SppA has protein sequence MKKIAKFIGMIFKGVWKLITFVRVAVINLFFLLSIALIYFVYFQTDNTQPTVPQQSALVLNLSGPIVEQSRYINPMDSVTGSLLGKDLPKENVLFDIVDTIRYAKDDENITGIVLALGELPETNLTKLRYIAKALNEFKATGKPIYAIGDFYNQSQYYLASYANKIFMSPDGGVLLKGYSAYSLYYKTLLEKLDVNTHVFRVGTYKSAIEPFIRDDMSKEAKQSVSRWLGQLWGAYVDDVSNNRQIESATLNPSMETFLSELESVDGDIAQLAKKLGLVDQLSTRQEVRLELADTFGSDGKDSYNALSYYDYRATMQPDLPTSTDDIAVVIASGAIMDGKQPRGTVGGDTTAALLRQARNDDQVKAVVLRVDSPGGSAFASEVIRNEIVALKEVGKPVVVSMSSLAASGGYWISMSADKIMAQPTTLTGSIGIFSVITTFEKGLNDMGVYTDGVGTTPFSGLGITTGLTEGAKDAFQMGIEHGYQRFIGLVGSNRGMDIESVDKVAQGRVWTGQDALQYGLIDEIGDFDDAIAAAGTLAELEEYNVYWVEEPLSATEQFIQEFMNQVQISLGLDIQSLIPSGLKPVTQQLAQDSQLLSHFNDPQGRYAFCLNCQVQ, from the coding sequence ATGAAAAAAATAGCCAAATTTATCGGTATGATCTTTAAAGGGGTATGGAAGCTGATCACCTTTGTACGTGTTGCAGTGATCAATCTGTTCTTTTTATTGAGTATCGCCCTCATCTACTTTGTGTATTTCCAGACGGACAACACACAGCCTACGGTTCCACAACAATCGGCACTAGTGCTTAACCTATCTGGTCCGATTGTCGAACAGAGCCGTTACATCAATCCAATGGACTCAGTGACTGGCTCTTTGCTGGGTAAAGATTTGCCAAAAGAGAACGTGCTTTTTGATATCGTTGATACCATTCGTTATGCAAAAGATGACGAGAACATTACCGGAATCGTATTAGCACTGGGTGAGTTACCGGAAACCAATCTCACTAAGCTTCGCTACATTGCAAAAGCGCTGAATGAGTTTAAAGCGACTGGAAAGCCCATCTACGCCATTGGTGATTTCTACAATCAAAGTCAATACTACCTAGCAAGCTACGCCAATAAGATCTTCATGTCACCGGACGGTGGCGTGTTACTGAAAGGCTATAGCGCGTACTCGCTGTACTACAAAACACTATTAGAAAAACTCGATGTGAACACACATGTCTTCCGAGTGGGCACTTATAAATCGGCAATTGAGCCGTTTATACGTGACGATATGTCCAAAGAAGCAAAACAGTCAGTGTCTCGTTGGTTGGGGCAACTTTGGGGAGCTTATGTCGATGATGTTTCAAATAATCGCCAGATTGAGTCTGCAACTCTAAATCCGAGCATGGAAACTTTCTTGTCCGAGCTTGAGTCTGTAGACGGTGACATCGCTCAGCTTGCGAAAAAACTCGGTTTAGTTGACCAATTATCGACTCGTCAAGAGGTTCGCTTGGAACTAGCCGACACCTTCGGTAGCGATGGTAAAGACAGCTACAATGCGCTGAGCTACTATGATTACCGAGCAACCATGCAACCAGATTTACCAACCTCAACGGATGACATTGCTGTTGTTATCGCAAGTGGCGCGATCATGGATGGTAAGCAACCTCGCGGCACAGTCGGTGGGGACACTACTGCCGCACTACTTCGCCAAGCTCGTAACGATGACCAAGTCAAAGCGGTTGTTCTGCGTGTGGATAGCCCAGGTGGCAGTGCGTTCGCTTCTGAAGTGATTCGCAATGAAATCGTTGCTTTGAAAGAAGTAGGCAAGCCTGTAGTAGTGTCGATGTCTAGCCTAGCAGCCTCTGGCGGTTACTGGATCTCGATGAGTGCCGACAAAATCATGGCACAACCCACAACTCTCACGGGTTCTATCGGAATTTTCAGCGTGATCACGACCTTTGAAAAAGGCTTGAATGACATGGGTGTTTACACCGATGGTGTCGGTACTACTCCCTTCTCTGGTCTAGGCATAACCACCGGGCTAACGGAGGGTGCCAAAGATGCGTTTCAAATGGGCATCGAACACGGTTATCAACGCTTTATAGGCTTGGTTGGCTCAAACCGTGGCATGGATATAGAGAGCGTAGATAAGGTTGCTCAAGGTCGAGTGTGGACTGGCCAAGATGCTCTACAGTACGGTTTGATCGATGAAATCGGTGATTTCGACGACGCTATCGCCGCCGCTGGAACACTTGCAGAACTTGAAGAGTACAACGTTTACTGGGTTGAAGAGCCGCTTTCAGCAACTGAGCAGTTTATTCAGGAGTTCATGAACCAAGTTCAGATCTCTTTAGGACTTGATATCCAGAGTCTTATCCCAAGTGGTTTAAAGCCAGTTACTCAACAATTGGCGCAAGATAGCCAACTTTTAAGTCACTTTAATGATCCTCAAGGCCGCTATGCATTCTGCTTGAATTGCCAAGTACAGTAA